The following are encoded in a window of Paraburkholderia hospita genomic DNA:
- the phnD gene encoding phosphonate ABC transporter substrate-binding protein: MKFLRSLLAGVAAVSAFASFAAHAEDLNLGIISTDSSAVLKQRWQPLIDDMNKQTGLNIKAFFATDYAGIIEGMRFNKVQVAYLGNASAIEAVDRSNGEVFGKTTYANGDAGYYSVLITNVNSRFKTLDDVFKNTKDVTVGFGDPNSTSGTLVPGYYLFAQHNAPVRTSFKTVLPSSHEANLLAVVNNKIDIATNNTEMLETLKKQHPDRFAQVRVLWQSPLIPSDPLVWRKDLPDATKEKLRQFFYNYAKTDPREKAVMANIFSYGGFAPSTDAQLQPIRQIKLFEQKQKIEADASLSDSDRKTQTAAIDAKLSALNAQKQ; encoded by the coding sequence ATGAAATTTCTGCGCTCACTGCTCGCCGGCGTCGCCGCCGTGTCGGCATTCGCGAGCTTCGCCGCCCATGCCGAAGATCTGAATCTCGGCATCATCTCGACCGATTCATCGGCCGTGCTCAAGCAGCGCTGGCAGCCGCTCATCGATGACATGAACAAGCAGACGGGGCTGAACATCAAGGCGTTCTTCGCAACCGACTACGCGGGTATCATCGAAGGCATGCGCTTCAACAAGGTGCAGGTCGCGTATCTCGGCAATGCGTCGGCGATCGAAGCCGTCGATCGTTCGAATGGCGAAGTATTCGGCAAGACGACCTACGCGAATGGCGACGCCGGTTACTACTCGGTGCTGATCACGAACGTCAACAGCCGCTTCAAGACGCTCGACGACGTGTTCAAGAACACGAAGGACGTGACGGTGGGCTTCGGCGATCCGAACTCGACGTCGGGCACGCTGGTCCCCGGCTACTACCTGTTCGCGCAGCACAACGCGCCCGTGCGCACGTCGTTCAAGACGGTGCTGCCGTCGAGCCACGAAGCGAACCTGCTCGCCGTCGTGAACAACAAGATCGACATCGCGACGAACAACACCGAGATGCTCGAGACGCTGAAGAAGCAGCACCCCGACCGCTTCGCGCAGGTGCGCGTGCTGTGGCAATCGCCGCTGATTCCGTCGGACCCGCTCGTGTGGCGCAAGGATCTGCCCGACGCGACGAAGGAAAAGCTGCGCCAGTTCTTCTACAACTATGCAAAGACCGACCCGCGTGAAAAGGCCGTGATGGCGAACATCTTCAGTTATGGCGGCTTTGCGCCGTCGACGGATGCGCAGTTGCAGCCCATTCGCCAGATCAAGCTGTTCGAGCAGAAGCAGAAGATCGAAGCGGACGCGTCGCTGTCTGATTCGGATCGCAAGACGCAGACGGCCGCCATCGACGCGAAGCTGTCCGCGCTGAACGCGCAAAAACAATGA
- the phnE gene encoding phosphonate ABC transporter, permease protein PhnE produces MLGLSWQAADMRPLDLLTDSGNMGQFAKDFFPPDFTEWRTYLQEMGVTLAVAVWGTALSIVCAIPFGLMSAHNMAPAWVVQPVRRLMDACRAINEMVFAMLFIVAVGLGPFAGVLALWVHTTGVLAKLFAEAVEAIDPRPAEGVRATGATSLDEIVYGVLPQVLPLWISYALYRFESNVRSAMVVGMVGAGGIGVVLYESIRSFNYSQTAAVMLMVIVVVTVIDVVSARLRERVI; encoded by the coding sequence ATGCTCGGCTTGTCATGGCAAGCCGCCGACATGCGGCCGCTCGATCTGCTCACTGACTCGGGCAACATGGGGCAGTTCGCGAAGGACTTCTTCCCGCCCGACTTCACGGAATGGCGCACCTATTTGCAGGAAATGGGCGTGACGCTCGCGGTCGCGGTGTGGGGTACCGCGCTGTCGATCGTGTGCGCGATTCCGTTTGGGCTGATGTCGGCGCATAACATGGCGCCTGCGTGGGTTGTGCAGCCCGTGCGGCGGTTGATGGATGCGTGCCGCGCGATCAATGAGATGGTGTTCGCGATGCTGTTCATTGTCGCGGTTGGGCTTGGGCCGTTTGCTGGCGTGCTTGCTTTGTGGGTGCATACCACGGGCGTGCTGGCGAAGCTGTTCGCCGAAGCCGTCGAGGCCATCGATCCGCGTCCCGCTGAAGGTGTGCGGGCTACGGGGGCTACCAGTCTTGATGAGATCGTGTATGGGGTGCTGCCGCAGGTTTTGCCGTTGTGGATTTCTTATGCGTTGTATCGGTTTGAATCGAATGTGCGGTCGGCGATGGTTGTTGGGATGGTGGGCGCCGGGGGCATCGGGGTTGTGCTTTATGAGTCGATTCGGTCGTTTAATTATTCGCAGACGGCGGCCGTTATGTTGATGGTCATCGTTGTTGTTACTGTTATTGATGTGGTGTCGGCGAGGTTGCGGGAGCGGGTGATTTAG